A region from the Acyrthosiphon pisum isolate AL4f chromosome A1, pea_aphid_22Mar2018_4r6ur, whole genome shotgun sequence genome encodes:
- the LOC103308756 gene encoding zinc finger MYM-type protein 6-like, translating into MLKLLSKHHALLSCHLRKIEDSKNHSHLTFLSNVSQNTMICILGELIRSKILKSVKSAQVFSIMIDTTTDIFNLEQFSLVLRFVNDQGMVEERLVALKIATDSTGKGMFKLFRDICETYGLDWKNQLCAQSYDGAAVMQGQYSGIRTLVQEHNPRAVPIYGALLIL; encoded by the coding sequence ATGTTAAAACTATTGTCAAAACACCATGCGTTGCTCTCATGTCATCTTAGAAAAATTGAAGATTCAAAAAACCACAGTCATCTGACATTTTTATCTAATGTAAGTCAGAATACAATGATTTGTATACTTGGTGAGCTGATTcgttcaaaaattttaaaaagtgttaaaaGTGCACAAGTATTTTCTATTATGATAGATACAACCACCGATATATTCAACTTGGAACAATTTTCATTAGTATTGCGTTTTGTTAATGATCAAGGGATGGTAGAAGAGAGGTTAGTTGCTTTAAAAATAGCAACTGACTCAACTGGAAaaggaatgtttaaattatttcgtgATATTTGTGAAACATATGGCTTGGACTGGAAAAATCAATTATGTGCTCAATCGTACGATGGTGCTGCTGTTATGCAAGGGCAATACTCAGGAATTAGAACGTTAGTTCAAGAGCACAATCCTCgagcagtacctatatatggtgCTTTGCTCATACTTTGA